A part of Candida albicans SC5314 chromosome 2, complete sequence genomic DNA contains:
- a CDS encoding uncharacterized protein (Ortholog of C. dubliniensis CD36 : Cd36_19320, C. parapsilosis CDC317 : CPAR2_209670, Candida tenuis NRRL Y-1498 : CANTEDRAFT_113478 and Debaryomyces hansenii CBS767 : DEHA2C15136g) yields MSESSTSSIILGCSVAVISSGLQSLGITLQRKSHLLHIQYLPLDSTIPTNSNTNNNTNDIDDQQHEQEQNLRRQIHLNHQQQKYKRNMWLFGFLLFIIANVLGSIIQISTLPLIILSPLQSIGLIFNSILSCLLLPGDHFTNKLWVGTGIISLGAIIIAYNGNVNSTPSNSPLKPLPPIEERFHLILQKLINPSFVIWFIGTFTMMLGLLLVNYIYLNKKIRQLQTRQPFSIITVCNDNNNNNSSSGGGDDDNKKHIPINSCNNKYQFFKGVNYGIISGTLTAHTFLFAKSIIDVIIETILHESFKNLFTITNALPYLLLLTMLSIVGLQLTAFNLGLAQITTAILYPLCFLIYNLINLINDLIFNSLITSHKMTWLQLIWIIIGLIGVLCGVVILSWDSAFNVNQNQRNLKNGHERGIGIGIDNDNYNDADLISMKFPYNSGTGNEHDGNADSNQSYLFDRVDEQTELLEGSGSRSGSTPLSSSSSYNSADNGLLKVYKPYSDEPTKDQTSVTIARQNEQEANIEALIQLNDEAAIDAEISMLSNNSNNHRMSFEQNQLLNSLDLN; encoded by the coding sequence ATGTCTGAATCATCTACTTCTTCTATTATACTAGGATGCTCAGTAGCTGTGATATCATCTGGGTTACAATCATTAGGTATAACACTACAAAGAAAATCACATTTATTACACATTCAATATCTTCCTTTGGATTCAACTATTCCAACAAATAgcaacaccaacaataataccaaCGATATAGATGATCAACAAcatgaacaagaacaaaattTACGGCGTCAAATAcatttaaatcatcaacaacaaaaatataaacgAAATATGTGGCTTTTCGggtttttattatttattatagCCAATGTTTTAGGTtcaattattcaaattagtACTTTACCATTGATTATACTATCTCCTTTACAAAGTATTGGattaattttcaattccatATTAagttgtttattattacctGGCGATCATTTCACAAATAAATTATGGGTTGGTACCGGGATAATATCTTTAGGAGCAATAATTATAGCTTATAATGGTAATGTCAATTCAACTCCATCAAATTCACCTTTAAAACCATTGCCACCTATTGAGGAACGATTTCATTTAATCttacaaaaattgattaatccAAGTTTTGTCATTTGGTTTATTGGAACGTTTACCATGATGTTGGGATTATTACTTGtgaattatatttatttgaataaGAAAATCCGACAATTACAAACTCGACAaccattttcaataataactGTTTGTAAcgacaataacaataataatagtagtagtggtggtggtgatgatgacaaTAAAAAACATATACCTATCAATTCATGCAACaataaatatcaattttttaaaggTGTGAATTATGGAATTATTAGTGGTACATTAACAGCTCACACGTTTTTATTTGCCAAATCTATTATTGATGTCATTATTGAAACTATACTTCATGaaagttttaaaaatttatttacaaTTACTAATGCCCTAccatatttattattattaaccATGTTATCAATTGTTGGATTACAATTAACTGCATTTAATTTAGGTTTAGCTCAAATCACTACGGCAATATTATACCCATTAtgttttttaatttataatttgattaatttgattaatgatttaattttcaattcattaataacAAGTCATAAAATGACTTGGTTACAATTAATATGGATAATTATTGGATTGATTGGTGTGTTATGTGGAGTAGTAATATTAAGTTGGGATAGTGCATTCAAtgtaaatcaaaatcaaaggaatttgaaaaatggcCATGAACGTGGgattggaattggaattgataatgataattataatgATGCTGATTTAATCAGTATGAAATTCCCCTATAATAGTGGTACTGGTAATGAACATGATGGTAATGCTGATCTGAATCAATCGTATTTGTTTGATCGTGTTGATGAACAAACGGAGTTACTTGAAGGATCGGGGTCAAGATCAGGCTCAACTcctctttcttcttcttcctcatATAATTCAGCGGATAATGGTTTATTAAAAGTCTATAAACCATATAGTGATGAACCCACAAAAGATCAGACATCTGTCACTATTGCACGACaaaatgaacaagaagCTAATATTGAGGCgttgattcaattaaatgatgaagCTGCCATTGATGCTGAAATTTCCATGTTGtctaataatagtaataatcaTCGAATGTCTTTtgaacaaaatcaattattaaatctgttagatttgaattaa
- the KIC1 gene encoding putative serine/threonine protein kinase (Member of the GCK-III subfamily of eukaryotic Ste20p kinases; in RAM cell wall integrity signaling network; role in cell separation, azole sensitivity; required for hyphal growth; constitutive expression is MTL, white-opaque independent) produces MQMNATSLYKRTEVIGRGKFGVVYKAQNKQTKQIVAIKVLNLDTEEDEVIDVQQEIQFLSELKNVPNITHYYGCILNDTKLWIIMDYCAGGSLRTLLKAGVLEERYVAVIVRELLMTLSAVHKLGVIHRDLKAANVLISKEGNVQLCDFGVAAKITANSTKRTTMAGTPYWMAPEVIRTGDTYNSKADIWSLGITIYEIATGNPPYCDKDASWAMQLISKSTPPRLEGREFSQALKECIALCLDENPEERPSADDLMKCKLVKIYKNHPTSILKEVISRYLLWRDRNSSRDSVFINLENEQEDSVDEIVNKNLDGGYHNQQQQHQQQQQQNDHQDHDGHNNQIQVKWDFDSLSSREYIMENDIDLDKVNQQYNNNFDTQQGNTYSTLPTLKAPTTKNNTLAATNQNSMTASKNNSKSTTEVPKSLQMLFEDNSEEQEDLAPPKSNVNIMERMESPTIEIPDMDSLSQLPSASATNTTNHPQLNKPPALYHSQSASGNLESRFSSLNTSPKDNGGSTGGNNGINRPRKKTISNTGGTANAQFQQTSSAVPHTPPYTTPASVRTPSPKPPSSVNLLNATSMSKTGSPSKMKALQSSSNPLLQPINMKSENMNAGITGGTGSHPPMQAPPQLITQQSLPVLPTSSSTSASVSTSTTTTTTATSTTSGGMAGNMKSQRNKPGFIQMPTPSNTLINNMSSLTNDHQDGGNNGGGGGDNNNVNQFGINPAQAASMPVSMTPVTEKDHSQLFPNINNDESLEKTNNGSGNSRSHQNSLSSQKKSLASSSSHNLSSLGFSNGNNSAPTTAAASTAPPPPPTMFANRGSSNSVSQSQANFSLNGGGATNNGNPTFSVFPTIPNINGDIFSDTVSKQKLVNELDVMITLFNQGLEVLEEIL; encoded by the coding sequence ATGCAAATGAATGCAACATCATTATATAAACGTACAGAAGTTATTGGAAGAGGGAAATTTGGTGTTGTTTATAAAGCccaaaataaacaaacaaagcAAATAGTTGCCATAAAAGTACTTAATCTTGAtactgaagaagatgaagttATTGATGTTCAACAAGAAATCCAATTTTTAagtgaattgaaaaatgtcCCTAATATCACTCATTATTATGGCTGTATTTTAAATGATACCAAATTATGGATCATTATGGATTATTGTGCTGGTGGATCATTACGAACATTATTAAAAGCTGGGGTATTAGAAGAAAGATATGTTGCTGTGATTGTACgtgaattattaatgacATTATCGGCAGTTCATAAATTGGGAGTTATCCATCGTGATTTAAAGGCTGCCAATgtattaatttcaaaagaaGGTAATGTTCAATTATGTGATTTTGGTGTTGCTGCCAAAATAACTGCCAATTCCACTAAACGTACAACAATGGCAGGAACTCCCTATTGGATGGCTCCAGAAGTTATACGTACTGGAGACACCTATAATAGTAAAGCAGATATATGGTCATTAGGGATCACTATTTATGAAATTGCCACGGGTAATCCACCATATTGTGATAAAGATGCATCATGGGCCATGCAATTAATTTCTAAACTGACTCCACCTCGATTGGAGGGAAGAGAGTTTTCTCAGGCATTAAAAGAATGTATTGCCTTGTGTCTTGATGAAAATCCTGAGGAAAGACCTTCAGCTGATGATTTAATGAAATGTAAATTGgttaaaatttataaaaatcATCCTACATCAATACTTAAAGAAGTTATATCAAGATATTTATTATGGAGAGATCGAAATTCTTCGCGTGATTCagttttcattaatttagaaaatgaacaagaagattctgttgatgaaattgttaataaaaATCTTGATGGTGGATATCATaatcaacagcaacaacatcagcagcagcagcagcagaaTGATCACCAAGATCATGATGGACATAATAACCAAATACAAGTCAAATGGGATTTCGATTCTTTGAGTAGTCGAGAATATATTATGgaaaatgatattgatttggataaagttaatcaacaatataacaacaattttgaTACTCAACAAGGAAACACTTATTCTACTTTACCAACTTTAAAAGCACCTACcaccaaaaataatacattGGCAGCCACAAACCAAAATTCTATGACAGCACTGAAAAATAATAGCAAGTCTACCACTGAAGTTCCTAAATCTCTACAAATGTTGTTTGAAGATAATTCAGAGGAACAAGAAGATTTGGCTCCACCAAAAAGCAATGTCAATATTATGGAAAGAATGGAATCaccaacaattgaaatccCAGACATGGACAGTCTTTCACAATTACCCTCTGCATCAGCAACAAATACAACCAACCACCCACAATTAAACAAACCACCGGCGTTATATCATTCACAATCGGCTTCTGGAAATTTGGAAAGTCGATTTTCCTCGTTGAATACGTCACCAAAAGATAATGGTGGTAGTACTGGCGGTAATAATGGCATAAATAGaccaagaaagaaaaccaTCTCTAATACTGGTGGGACTGCTAATGCTCAGTTTCAACAAACATCATCAGCTGTACCTCATACACCACCTTATACTACACCTGCTTCAGTTCGAACACCATCACCTAAACCACCATCTTCTGTCAATTTGTTAAATGCCACAAGTATGAGCAAGACTGGATCACCATCAAAAATGAAAGCATTACAATCAAGTTCAAACCCATTATTACAACCAATAAATATGAAACTGGAAAATATGAATGCAGGAATAACTGGTGGTACCGGTAGTCATCCTCCTATGCAAGCACCTCCACAATTGATTACCCAACAATCTTTACCTGTTCTTCcaacttcatcatcaacttctGCATCAGTATCAACatctacaacaacaacaacaacagctaCATCAACGACTTCTGGAGGAATGGCAGGTAATATGAAAAGTCAACGTAATAAACCAGGATTTATTCAAATGCCAACTCCATCTAATacattaataaataacaTGTCATCATTAACAAATGATCACCAAGATGGTGGGAATAATGGTGGCGGAGGTGgtgacaataataatgttaaTCAATTTGGTATAAACCCTGCTCAAGCAGCTAGTATGCCTGTATCAATGACACCTGTCACTGAAAAGGACCATTCACAATTATTTCCAaacattaataatgatgaatctTTAGAAAAGACTAATAATGGTAGTGGTAATAGTAGATCTCATCAAAATAGTTTACTGTCACAAAAGAAATCGCTTGCTAGTTCATCAAGTCATAATTTGTCTAGTTTAGGATTTTcaaatggtaataataGTGCTCCAACTACTGCTGCTGCTTCTACTGCTCCACCGCCACCGCCTACTATGTTTGCAAATAGAGGGAGTTCAAATAGTGTTCTGCAACTGCAAGCTAATTTCAGTCTTAATGGTGGAGGGGCAACTAATAATGGTAATCCAACTTTTAGTGTGTTCCCAACCATACCTAATATTAATGGTGATATATTTTCAGATACAGTTTCCAAACAGAAATTGGTTAATGAATTAGATGTGATGATTACACTTTTCAATCAAGGATTAGAAGTTCTTGAAGAGATTTTATAG
- a CDS encoding uncharacterized protein (Ortholog(s) have role in endoplasmic reticulum organization, histone exchange and Swr1 complex, mitochondrion localization) — protein MAPRIRRRITTSKREEIEKEQEELSKTIIRPYDVLQSLPVSYSQPPTSTSSIFTHPLTIKDTGTLYYSLIKSRNNYLTMCPMFKLFWVKQSSYVRKLLELDKPLPKSMENDIYLNREMVLNNDSSARDIMVKLCDGGLSFSSGIHSFEIRIFIAKDKRSDINEIKLIKQREKELKKINKLKEKELKDKLREENRLIKEQERLERLKEKELEKQLKQKQKEEKQKQKEQREKERELEREKKEKEKKEKEKEKERKDKEKEKKDKEKSSQSKGTGNNVKDTLIVGVIQKSSIGNQKEVGTGDASTSKTSQSKKKQTAKQLNSKDTS, from the coding sequence ATGGCACCTCGAATTAGACGTAGGATAACTACTTCTAAACGAGAAgagattgaaaaagaacaagaagaattatCTAAAACCATAATTCGTCCTTATGATGTTCTTCAATCATTACCAGTATCATATTCTCAACcaccaacatcaacatcatcaattttcaCTCATCcattaacaataaaagATACAGGTACTTTATATTATTCCTTAATAAAATCTCGTAATAATTATCTTACAATGTGTCCCATgtttaaacttttttggGTGAAACAATCATCATACGTTAggaaattattagaattagaTAAACCATTACCTAAATCCATGGAAAATGACATATATTTAAATCGAGAAATGgtattaaataatgattctAGTGCTAGAGATATCATGGTGAAATTATGCGATGGTGGATTAAGTTTTAGTTCCGGGATTCATTCATTTGAAATACGAATATTTATAGCTAAAGATAAACGATCAgatattaatgaaatcaaattaattaaacaacgagaaaaagaattgaaaaaaattaataaattaaaggaaaaagaattgaaagataAATTAAGAGAAGAAAATCGATTGATTAAAGAACAAGAACGATTGGAACGATTGAAAGAGAAGGAATTggaaaaacaattgaaacagaaacaaaaggaagagaaacaaaagcaaaaggaacaaagagaaaaggaaagagaattggaaagagaaaagaaagagaaggaaaagaaagaaaaagaaaaggagaAAGAACGGAAAGATAAAgagaaggagaagaagGATAAAGAAAAGTCATCTCAACTGAAAGGAACTGGAAATAATGTCAAGGATACTTTAATTGTTGGGGTTATTCAAAAATCTAGTATaggaaatcaaaaagaagttGGAACTGGAGATGCTAGTACATCCAAGACACTGCAAAGTAAGAAGAAACAGACTGccaaacaattaaattcCAAAGACACGtca
- a CDS encoding uncharacterized protein (Ortholog of Candida albicans WO-1 : CAWG_04234): protein MATSNNSAVAGSQTTPKYNINSEENQLMIKNLNLIAARDSSLNALMRTVALGQASMQQIDVFKEYIKRAKAMGPPPHDDSVWEEVFRTPVWGSAINNESQSSQESKPSSSENKKDKDSVESKVKEEAGKTTQSNDKEKLPKETSSKNEEKAEEAEGQSKDLESTEKKELNPKDNVNVNKNENEKPGLKDKVETNEKESKPKEKEEIKDKEEQTKKNSQELKKDKVEIDGKEEKETDKSKIEKNEESEKNKAEEPKKDKSEESTKSNEESKKDEESKKDEESKKDEESKKDEESKKDEETSKKKDEDKTQANEDSTKGKKVEIDVKKEDTNEKEIPPETKSDKDLKDLPSKEKKKSFEKPPKVKKEKPPKQSKHSKAEIPDDQKLTAFQERYLEDATLLFEFVENPNVRFLLPKDAICEVLPAGTMINAENGNNSDNRDILMSFIWIHNQKEVDEYEKKLEEYSNKKAEEEEKKRQKEKEEERKNKEQLEKEKSNEKNKEGDESKSVQSLDEVQEGQSKDVEMGDNTTNTVKSEIEVIEISDDVQATEEPEEIKQEIEEIEEIEETEEIEEIEEIVPAKRRAPPRRGKKKRRVPPPKKPTTPKPLEPPVEPEYRFTTLSFTIHGIPSKLVPIFMNSVNPIKEVQTKMKHILEVGTRTSSFYLWYQVDGKLDEELAENIRVSLNQEEKKMTGIPTIQHETPSEPKKYPKKRKIKEESKTGNEQGDDDLGENNNNNNSKKIKVESLEDNDEQNEGNKSENDRKVRDESNELVSKDHDNDESQPQNEDVKEAPVATDTVDSLISDQIEQTPEPIKENSST from the coding sequence ATGGCCACAAGTAACAACTCCGCCGTAGCTGGTTCTCAAACTACaccaaaatataatataaactcagaagaaaatcaattaatgattaaaaatttaaatctaATCGCTGCCAGAGATTCTTCATTGAATGCACTTATGCGTACGGTAGCTCTAGGTCAAGCATCAATGCAACAAATTGATGTATTTAAAGAATATATTAAACGTGCTAAAGCCATGGGTCCTCCACCTCATGATGATTCAGTATGGGAAGAAGTTTTTAGAACACCTGTTTGGGGAAGTGCCATCAACAATGAACTGCAATCTTCACAAGAATCAAAACCATCATCAAGTGAAAATAAGAAAGATAAAGATAGTGTCGAATCAAAAGTTAAAGAAGAAGCTGGTAAGACAACACAATCCAATGACAAGGAAAAATTACCAAAGGAAACTTCTtcaaaaaatgaagaaaaagcaGAAGAGGCGGAAGGACAATCCAAAGATTTGGAATCAACagagaaaaaagaattaaatccAAAAGATAATGTGAATGTGAATAAGAATGAGAATGAGAAACCGGGATTGAAGGATAAAGTTGAAACTAATGAGAAAGAATCCAAACCAAAGGAGAAGGAGGAGATTAAAGACAAAGAGGAACAAACGAAAAAGAACAGTCAAGAATTAAAGAAAGATAAAGTAGAAATAGATGGCAAAGAAGAGAAGGAAACAGATAAGCTGAAGATAGAAAAGAATGAAGAGtcagaaaaaaacaaagctGAAGAACCAAAGAAAGACAAGAGTGAAGAGTCCACAAAAAGTAATGAAGAATCGAAGAAAGATGAAGAATCGAAGAAAGATGAAGAATCGAAGAAAGATGAAGAATCGAAGAAAGATGAAGAATCGAagaaagatgaagaaactctgaagaagaaagacGAAGATAAAACACAAGCAAACGAAGATTCAACAAAGGGAAAGAAAGTTGAAATAGATGttaaaaaagaagacacaaatgaaaaagagaTACCACCAGAAACTAAACTGGATAAAGACTTGAAAGATTTACCGtcaaaagagaaaaagaaatcctTTGAAAAACCTCCAAAAGTGAAAAAGGAGAAACCaccaaaacaatcaaaacaCTCTAAAGCAGAAATACCAGATGATCAAAAATTGACAGCATTTCAAGAACGATACTTGGAAGATGCTAcattattgtttgaatttgttgaaaatcCAAATGTAAGATTTTTATTACCTAAAGATGCAATATGTGAAGTTCTTCCTGCTGGTACTATGATTAATGCTGAAAATGGGAATAATTCTGATAATAGAGATATATTGATGAGTTTTATTTGGATACATAATCAAAAGGAAGTTGATGAatatgaaaagaaattggaaGAATATAGTAATAAAAAagctgaagaagaagagaaaaagagacaaaaagaaaaagaggaagaaagaaagaataaagAACAACTAGAGAAGGAAAAGTCAAATGAGAAGAATAAAGAAGGTGATGAGCTGAAACTGGTCCAATCCCTTGATGAAGTACAAGAAGGACAATCAAAAGATGTTGAAATGGGAGACAACACAACTAATACTGTAAAATCTGAAATTGAAGTGATTGAAATTTCTGATGATGTACAAGCCACAGAAGAACCagaagaaatcaaacaagaaattgaagaaattgaagaaattgaagaaactgaagaaattgaagaaattgaagaaattgttcCTGCCAAGAGAAGAGCACCACCTAGACGTGGTAAAAAGAAACGTAGAGTCCCACCTCCAAAGAAACCCACTACCCCTAAACCATTAGAACCTCCAGTAGAACCAGAATATAGATTCACAACATTATCATTCACCATACATGGAATACCATCAAAATTAGTTCCAATATTTATGAATAGTGTGAATCCTATAAAGGAAGttcaaacaaaaatgaaacataTACTTGAAGTTGGAACTAGAACTTcatcattttatttatgGTATCAAGTAGATGGGAAAttagatgaagaattggcAGAAAATATTCGAGTTCTGCTtaatcaagaagaaaagaaaatgacGGGTATTCCAACTATTCAACATGAAACTCCATCAGAACCGAAAAAATACCctaaaaagagaaagattAAAGAAGAATCTAAAACTGGTAATGAACaaggtgatgatgatttaggtgaaaataataataataataatagtaagaaaataaaagtgGAATCTTTagaagataatgatgaacAAAATGAAGGTAATAAAAGTGAAAATGACCGTAAAGTAAGAGATGAGTCGAATGAACTTGTACTGAAAGATCATGACAATGATGAATCTCAACCACAAAATGAAGATGTTAAAGAAGCACCTGTTGCTACTGATACTGTGGATTCTTTAATCAGTGatcaaattgaacaaaCTCCAGAACCCATTAAAGAAAACTCCTCAACATAA
- a CDS encoding mitochondrial 37S ribosomal protein bS1m (Ortholog(s) have structural constituent of ribosome activity, role in mitochondrial translational initiation and mitochondrial small ribosomal subunit localization) encodes MSGSSSELFNLVKNSRLAQVAKPLSNNIRGNSKTPTHQVIFTPKSSALRSDYGLKSTLPNKIGSSHISFNDIDNRQSMPDVEKNSGFHYKQLMFQELGLCIKTHFTNKNPLFYHENNKSNKPMKDGSLTNTLNLPTKVQISEINKILKKNPQIYKEFRQYLIENHPNILLSSSSSSSSSSSTTTTTTNSSQSEIIDALKKFLSTSSKISKKKVNLFTTHKIDPKFQQNQIQGTGGFSYNQKGRLRNTPNGIKYGTVLPGRIIANKEAAIMGFVASVTDRSITLQSNYAKNAPGKHHRQFTVPFKINEAELGEDGSIRFFAEGIKTGKWMEANDNRYVPTKTNFASSSERNKADGKSLESLLNLILPTK; translated from the coding sequence ATGTCTGGAAGTAGTAGTGAACTATTTAATTTGGTGAAAAACTCCAGATTAGCACAAGTTGCTAAACCACTTCTGAACAATATTCGTGGGAATTCTAAAACCCCTACTCATCAAGTAATTTTCACTCCTAAATCGAGTGCTTTAAGATCTGATTATGGGttaaaatcaacattaccaaataaaattggATCATCACATATATCatttaatgatattgataatcGTCAAAGTATGCctgatgttgaaaaaaattcgGGATTTcattataaacaattgatgtTTCAAGAATTGGGATTATGTATTAAAACTCATTTCACTAATAAAAACCCATTATTTTAtcatgaaaataataaatctaataaaCCAATGAAAGATGGAAGTTTAACAAATACATTGAATTTACCAACTAAAGTTCAAATTCTggaaattaataaaattttaaagaaaaatccTCAAATTTATAAAGAATTTCGtcaatatttaattgaaaatcatcctaatattttattatcatcctcctcctcctcctcatcatcatcatcaacaaccaccaccaccacaaatTCTTCACAACTGGAAATCATTGAcgcattgaaaaaatttttatcaacttcatcaaaaatttccaaaaagaaagttaATTTATTCACTACTCATAAAATTGATCCtaaatttcaacaaaatcaaattcaagGAACTGGAGGATTTTCTTATAATCAAAAAGGTCGATTAAGAAACACTCCTAATGGGATTAAATATGGTACTGTACTTCCAGGAAGAATCATTGCTAATAAAGAAGCAGCAATCATGGGGTTTGTTGCTAGTGTTACTGATCGTTCAATCACTttacaatcaaattatGCTAAAAATGCTCCAGGTAAGCATCATCGTCAATTCACCGTTccatttaaaattaatgaagCTGAACTTGGTGAAGATGGTTCAATTAGATTTTTTGCTGAAGGTATCAAAACTGGGAAATGGATGGAAGCTAATGATAATAGATATGTTCCTACAAAGACTAATTTTGCTAGTTCTTcagaaagaaataaagCTGATGGTAAAAGTTTGGAaagtttattaaatttaattcttcCAACCAAATAA
- the MDM10 gene encoding Mdm10p (Predicted component of the mitochondrial sorting and assembly machinery (SAM complex) and ER-mitochondria encounter structure (ERMES) complex with a role in protein import into mitochondria), protein MYTYMEYLQKCFYKSTNWNEDNIYSNITATSQALLDFPIPNGFKIDSSSKTTDYSASSFTLSNHHQINGSLAYLYSSIPLTNTMGTKDVSLQDAIAGFRIIEPSVGLRSKLKNNIMSNRSSLLYGRMYFPGSALEAMIIKRLTKNSQLLIKCVNNPHLEKNGTMIVYLQNNTAKYSRELIYSTNEALIGLRCLYNLGDATSHNFTNINPAVIPKFDNSVVSIGTEIWYAARTMSPGLSAALRYSTRSTSTGKPLTMTLAINPIVGHVSSTYTVKTSVASTFCSKYDFNVFSYASNLSLGFELYSYANKKKNSFPSFEHHEIHSSSEENKYLKKHPELQRHHNLHHNLHHQRVPIKSHKYEGNRTIINPIQNLDNVYHINPTLLSSNGSTSTTTNNENTNTSETVTAAFQNLVNESDFSSVFKFSTSLNDKVVKILWEGRLKEFLVSTGVKLSLNPITNTPEFNKLGISFSYAL, encoded by the coding sequence ATGTATACATATATGGAATACTTACAGAAATGTTTTTATAAATCAACTAATTGGAATGAAGACAATATATATTCTAATATTACTGCCACATCTCAAGCTTTATTAGATTTCCCCATACCCAATggatttaaaattgattcttcTTCGAAAACTACAGATTATCTGGCTTCATCATTCACATTATctaatcatcatcaaataaatgGATCATTAGcatatttatattcatcCATTCCATTAACTAATACCATGGGGACTAAAGATGTTTCATTACAAGATGCAATTGCTGGATTTCGAATAATTGAACCTCTGGTTGGGTTAAGatctaaattgaaaaacaatattatGTCAAATCGAAGTTCTTTATTATATGGTAGAATGTATTTCCCTGGTTCAGCTCTTGAAGCAATGATAATCAAACGTCTTACGAAAAACAGTCAATTGTTAATTAAATGTGTTAATAATCCACATCTAGAAAAGAATGGAACCATGATTGTATATTTACAAAACAATACAGCAAAATATCTGAGAGAATTAATTTATTCTACTAATGAAGCATTAATTGGATTACGATGTTTATATAATCTTGGTGATGCCACATCACATAATTTTACCAATATCAACCCTGCTGTGATTCccaaatttgataattctgTGGTATCGATAGGAACAGAAATATGGTATGCCGCAAGAACAATGAGTCCTGGATTATCAGCAGCATTAAGATATTCAACTCGATCAACATCAACGGGGAAACCTCTTACTATGACATTAGCTATAAATCCAATTGTTGGTCATGTTTCATCAACTTATACCGTTAAAACTTCAGTGGCATCTACTTTTTGTTCGAAATATGATTTCAATGTATTTTCTTATGCCagtaatttatcattaggATTTGAATTATACAGTTATGccaataaaaagaaaaattcattTCCTAGTTTTGAACATCATGAAATCCATTCTTCTagtgaagaaaataaatatcttAAAAAACATCCAGAATTACAAAGACATCATAATCTTCATCataatcttcatcatcagcGTGTTCCAATAAAATCTCATAAATATGAAGGTAATAGAACCATAATAAATCCAATACAAAACTTGGATAATGTATATCATATCAACCCTACATTGTTATCATCTAATGGTAGCACTTCtactaccaccaataatgaaaacacCAACACCAGCGAGACAGTGACAGCCgcatttcaaaatttggtTAATGAAAGTGATTTCTCAAGtgtttttaaattttcaacTAGTCTAAATGATAAAGTAGTAAAGATTTTATGGGAAGGTAgattaaaagaatttttagTTAGTACAGGAGTTAAATTATCTTTAAATCCAATTACAAATACTCCtgaattcaacaaattagGTATATCTTTTTCATATGCTCTTTAA